A stretch of the Uranotaenia lowii strain MFRU-FL chromosome 3, ASM2978415v1, whole genome shotgun sequence genome encodes the following:
- the LOC129750933 gene encoding UDP-N-acetylglucosamine--peptide N-acetylglucosaminyltransferase 110 kDa subunit: MDYQCIVIYTIVRITPYHPYNSLSELEADLHGCVDWIKFYIKRAVAAYLRALNLSPYNAVVHGNLACVYYEQGLIDLAIDTYRRAIELQPNFPDAYCNLANALKEKGQVQEAEDCYNTALRLCPNHADSLNNLANIKREQGYIEEATRLYLKALEVFPEFAAAHSNLASVLQQQGKLNEALLHYKEAIRIQPTFADAYSNMGNTLKEMQDVAGALQCYTRAIQINPAFADAHSNLASIHKDSGNIPDAIQSYRTALKLKPDFPDAYCNLAHCLQIVCDWTDYEVRMKKLVAIVADQLDKNRLPSVHPHHSMLYPLSHDFRKAIAARHANLCLEKINILHKPPYKFPRELSGRLRVGYVSSDFGNHPTSHLMQSIPGMHDRSRVEIFCYALSPDDGTTFRSKISREAEHFIDLSQLACNGKAADRIHADGINILVNMNGYTKGARNEIFALRPAPVQVMWLGYPGTSGASFMDYIITDSVTSPMELADQYSEKLAYMPHTYFIGDHRQMFPHLKERVIVSGKLANQLADNVAVINATDLSPLVENTDVKTVREVVLANKPVEIQHKVVELPTTTPVETMIASGQIQTSLNGVVVQNGLATTQTNNKAATGEEVPQNIVVTTRQQYGLPDDAIIYCNFNQLYKIDPHTLTCWVNILKAVPNSVLWLLRFPAVGETNIQSAAQQLGLGPGRIIFSNVAAKEEHVRRGQLADVCLDTPLCNGHTTSMDVLWTGTPVVTLPAETLASRVAASQLATLGCPELIARNRQEYQDIAIKLGSDREYLKAIRARVWVARSESPLFDCRQYAHGLETLFYKMFERFSRGERPDHISAKDMVK; encoded by the exons agctGTTGCCGCCTACCTGAGGGCTCTAAATCTGTCCCCCTACAATGCGGTCGTTCACGGAAATTTGGCCTGCGTGTACTACGAGCAAGGTCTCATCGATTTGGCCATCGACACCTATCGCCGGGCCATCGAGCTGCAGCCAAACTTCCCCGATGCATACTGCAATCTGGCGAATGCCCTCAAGGAAAAGGGTCAGGTCCAGGAGGCCGAAGATTGCTACAACACAGCCCTCCGGCTGTGCCCTAACCATGCCGATTCGCTCAATAACTTGGCTAACATAAAGCGCGAACAAGGCTACATCGAAGAGGCGACCAGATTGTACTTGAAGGCCCTGGAAGTGTTCCCAGAATTTGCTGCAGCCCATTCGAACTTGGCCTCGGTTTTGCAACAGCAGGGAAAACTAAATGAAGCTCTGTTACATTACAAAGAAGCCATTCGCATCCAGCCGACGTTCGCTGACGCGTACTCAAATATGGGAAATACGCTCAAAGAGATGCAGGACGTGGCAGGAGCTCTGCAGTGTTACACCAGAGCCATCCAGATCAATCCAGCCTTTGCTGATGCGCACAGTAATTTGGCCAGCATCCATAAGGACTCCGGCAACATTCCGGATGCGATTCAGTCATACAGAACGGCACTCAAACTCAAACCAGATTTTCCCGATGCATACTGCAACTTGGCACATTGCCTACAGATCGTATGCGATTGGACAGACTACGAAGTACGCATGAAAAAGCTAGTGGCCATTGTTGCCGATCAACTCGATAAAAATCGTCTTCCATCGGTTCATCCGCATCATTCGATGCTTTACCCACTGTCACATGATTTCCGCAAAGCTATTGCGGCCCGACATGCTAATTTATGtctggaaaaaatcaatatcCTGCACAAACCGCCTTACAAATTCCCTCGCGAGTTGAGCGGTCGACTGAGGGTTGGTTATGTAAGTAGTGATTTTGGAAACCATCCGACATCGCATCTGATGCAATCGATTCCCGGAATGCACGATAGATCGCGCGTAGAAATATTCTGCTACGCACTTAGCCCTGACGACGGAACGACGTTCCGGAGCAAAATCTCTCGAGAAGCCGAGCATTTCATTGATCTTTCGCAGCTCGCTTGCAATGGGAAAGCTGCTGATCGAATACATGCCGACGGAATCAATATTCTAGTGAACATGAATGGTTACACAAAAGGAGCAAGAAATGAAATCTTCGCTCTCAGACCCGCACCAGTGCAAGTCATGTGGTTGGGCTACCCGGGAACCAGTGGTGCCAGTTTCATGGATTACATCATAACTGATTCGGTCACATCTCCGATGGAACTAGCGGATCAGTACAGTGAAAAACTTGCCTACATGCCGCACACTTATTTCATCGGCGATCATCGACAAATGTTCCCACACTTGAAAGAACGCGTAATCGTTAGTGGTAAACTGGCTAATCAGTTGGCTGACAACGTTGCAGTGATCAATGCAACCGATCTATCACCACTAGTGGAAAACACCGACGTCAAAACGGTGCGTGAAGTGGTTCTTGCAAACAAACCAGTCGAAATTCAGCACAAAGTCGTCGAGCTTCCAACGACCACACCAGTCGAAACAATGATCGCTTCTGGACAGATTCAAACGTCACTCAATGGGGTGGTTGTTCAAAATGGCTTGGCCACAACACAAACGAATAACAAAGCTGCTACCGGCGAAGAGGTTCCGCAGAACATTGTCGTTACTACCCGGCAACAGTACGGTCTACCTGACGACGCCATAATCTATTGCAACTTTAACCAACTTTACAAAATCGATCCCCATACTTTGACCTGCTGGGTGAATATTTTGAAGGCAGTTCCAAATTCTGTCCTTTGGCTGTTGCGGTTCCCTGCTGTTGGAGAAACCAACATCCAATCCGCCGCTCAACAGCTTGGACTTGGCCCTGGTCGTATCATCTTCTCCAATGTAGCCGCCAAGGAAGAGCACGTGCGACGTGGACAGCTAGCAGATGTGTGCCTCGATACACCACTCTGCAACGGACACACCACATCAATGGATGTACTTTGGACAGGAACCCCTGTCGTTACACTTCCGGCAGAAACACTGGCATCGAG AGTGGCCGCGTCTCAGTTGGCCACCCTTGGGTGCCCGGAACTAATAGCACGGAACCGCCAGGAGTACCAGGACATCGCCATCAAACTGGGTTCCGATCGGGAATATCTGAAGGCAATCCGAGCCCGGGTATGGGTGGCACGCAGCGAGAGCCCACTGTTCGATTGCCGACAGTATGCCCACGGCTTGGAAACGCTATTCTACAAAATGTTCGAGCGATTCAGCCGTGGTGAACGGCCGGACCACATTTCGGCCAAGGATATGgtcaaataa